One part of the Solanum dulcamara chromosome 8, daSolDulc1.2, whole genome shotgun sequence genome encodes these proteins:
- the LOC129900943 gene encoding elongation factor 1-alpha: MGKEKIHISIVVIGHVDSGKSTTTGHLIYKLGGIDKRVIERFEKEAAEMNKRSFKYAWVLDKLKAERERGITIDIALWKFETTKYYCTVIDAPGHRDFIKNMITGTSQADCAVLIIDSTTGGFEAGISKDGQTREHALLAFTLGVKQMICCCNKMDATTPKYSKARYDEIVKEVSSYLKKVGYNPDKIPFVPISGFEGDNMIERSTNLDWYKGPTLLEALDQINEPKRPSDKPLRLPLQDVYKIGGIGTVPVGRVETGVIKPGMVVTFGPTGLTTEVKSVEMHHEALQEALPGDNVGFNVKNVAVKDLKRGYVASNSKDDPAKGAASFTAQVIIMNHPGQIGNGYAPVLDCHTSHIAVKFAEILTKIDRRSGKELEKEPKFLKNGDAGMVKMIPTKPMVVETFAEYPPLGRFAVRDMRQTVAVGVVKNVDKKDPTGAKVTKAAQKKK, translated from the exons ATGGGTAAGGAGAAGATTCACATCAGTATTGTGGTCATTGGCCACGTCGACTCTGGAAAGTCGACTACCACTGGACACTTGATCTATAAGCTTGGTGGTATTGACAAGCGTGTTATCGAGAGGTTCGAGAAGGAAGCTGCTGAGATGAACAAGAGGTCATTCAAGTATGCTTGGGTGCTTGACAAGCTTAAGGCCGAACGTGAGCGTGGTATCACCATTGATATTGCTTTGTGGAAGTTTGAGACCACTAAGTACTATTGCACTGTGATTGATGCCCCTGGACACAGGGATTTCATCAAGAACATGATCACTGGTACCTCACAGGCTGACTGTGCTGTCCTGATTATTGACTCCACCACTGGTGGTTTCGAAGCTGGTATCTCTAAAGATGGTCAGACCCGTGAACATGCGTTGCTTGCTTTCACTCTTGGTGTCAAGCAAATGATTTGCTGCTGCAACAAG ATGGATGCTACAACCCCCAAGTACTCCAAGGCTAGGTATGATGAAATAGTGAAAGAAGTTTCTTCCTACCTCAAGAAGGTGGGTTACAACCCTGATAAGATCCCCTTTGTCCCCATCTCTGGTTTTGAAGGAGATAATATGATTGAGAGGTCTACCAACCTCGACTGGTACAAGGGCCCAACTCTCCTTGAGGCTCTTGACCAGATCAATGAGCCCAAGAGGCCATCAGATAAACCCCTCCGTCTTCCACTTCAGGATGTTTACAAGATTGGTGGTATTGGAACTGTTCCTGTTGGTCGTGTAGAGACTGGCGTAATCAAGCCTGGTATGGTTGTAACCTTTGGCCCTACTGGTTTGACAACTGAAGTCAAGTCTGTAGAGATGCACCATGAAGCTCTCCAGGAGGCACTCCCTGGTGACAATGTTGGGTTCAACGTTAAGAATGTTGCTGTTAAGGATCTTAAGCGTGGTTATGTTGCCTCAAACTCCAAGGATGACCCAGCCAAGGGGGCAGCCAGCTTCACCGCCCAGGTCATCATCATGAACCATCCTGGCCAGATTGGCAACGGATATGCACCAGTGCTGGACTGCCACACATCCCACATTGCTGTCAAGTTTGCTGAGATCTTGACCAAGATTGACAGGCGTTCAGGTAAGGAACTTGAGAAGGAGCCTAAGTTTTTGAAGAATGGTGATGCTGGTATGGTTAAGATGATTCCCACCAAGCCTATGGTTGTTGAGACCTTTGCTGAGTACCCACCATTGGGTCGTTTTGCTGTGAGAGACATGAGGCAAACTGTTGCTGTCGGTGTTGTCAAGAATGTTGATAAGAAAGACCCAACTGGTGCCAAGGTCACCAAAGCTGCTCAAAAGAAGAAGTGA